One window from the genome of Haladaptatus paucihalophilus DX253 encodes:
- a CDS encoding zinc-dependent metalloprotease has product MNLYRSVRAVTGASGSGPIDWTAVADAAKAATDPGSIDLSPAEQSGYATDVRDARARVREVSGVSFDVPKTVEIQNRHHWMDANIATFERVMEPIEEYGPDVLPGVARVLNTGTMSFMLALLGNNVLGQYDPLLLAEGDDHALYFVHPNITRITEELNVDPDRFRRWIAFHEVTHAAEFGAAPWLSDYLEREMESGIEALAHGEVDREAFKELDTAMTAVEGYAELLMDEAFDDEYEDLRAKIDARRKGMNPLSKLVRRMLGLGMKRRQYERGKDFFEHVVSASDVEMATRVWEKPENLPTDDELDHPERWLARV; this is encoded by the coding sequence GTGAATCTCTACCGTAGCGTCCGTGCCGTCACCGGCGCGTCCGGCAGCGGCCCCATCGACTGGACCGCGGTGGCCGACGCAGCGAAGGCGGCGACGGACCCCGGGTCGATAGACCTCTCTCCGGCGGAACAGTCCGGCTATGCGACCGACGTGCGCGACGCTCGCGCCCGCGTCCGGGAGGTCTCGGGCGTCTCTTTCGACGTCCCGAAGACCGTGGAAATCCAGAACCGACACCACTGGATGGACGCGAACATCGCGACCTTCGAGCGCGTGATGGAACCCATCGAGGAGTACGGCCCGGACGTGCTCCCGGGCGTCGCCCGCGTCCTCAACACGGGAACGATGTCGTTCATGCTCGCCCTCCTCGGCAACAACGTCCTCGGGCAGTACGACCCGCTCTTGCTCGCCGAGGGCGACGACCACGCGCTCTACTTCGTCCACCCGAACATCACCCGCATCACCGAGGAACTGAACGTGGACCCCGACCGCTTCCGCCGCTGGATCGCGTTCCACGAAGTGACCCACGCCGCGGAGTTCGGGGCCGCCCCGTGGCTGTCGGACTACCTCGAACGCGAGATGGAGTCCGGCATCGAGGCGCTCGCCCACGGCGAGGTGGACCGCGAGGCGTTCAAGGAACTGGACACCGCCATGACCGCCGTCGAGGGATACGCCGAACTCCTGATGGACGAGGCGTTCGACGACGAGTACGAGGACCTCCGCGCGAAGATAGATGCACGACGGAAAGGGATGAACCCGCTGTCGAAACTCGTCCGGCGCATGCTCGGACTGGGCATGAAACGGCGACAGTACGAACGCGGGAAGGACTTCTTCGAGCACGTCGTCTCCGCCAGTGACGTCGAGATGGCGACCCGCGTGTGGGAGAAACCGGAGAACCTGCCGACCGACGACGAACTCGACCACCCCGAGCGGTGGTTGGCCCGCGTGTAG
- a CDS encoding M20/M25/M40 family metallo-hydrolase produces the protein MDEKRRTFLETLLTTPSPSGFEVPGQRVWVEYVSEFADEVRTDEYGNAVAVVEGDGPELAFAGHADQIGFIVAGIDDDGFIRIDRIGGTDRTVTKGQHVVIHADDGTVNGVVGQRAIHLRDTEDDEFDDIVEQHVDIGVESEEEAAELVDVGDPITYTPTVEDLRGTRLAGPGIDNRVGTWVAAEALRRAAERDADATVYAVSTVQEELGLQGAKMVGFDLDPDAIVAIDVTHAMDSPDVDGEKRFSDLTIDLGGGPVVARGSANHPEVVAAVREAADEAGVPVQLQAAGIYTGTDADAFFTARGGTPSLNLGLPNRYMHTPVEVIDTDDLDASADLLAEFAVRASDRDGFEVDI, from the coding sequence ATGGACGAGAAACGACGCACGTTTCTGGAGACGCTGTTGACGACGCCCAGTCCGTCCGGATTCGAGGTTCCGGGCCAGCGCGTCTGGGTCGAGTACGTCTCGGAGTTCGCGGACGAAGTGCGAACCGACGAGTACGGGAACGCGGTCGCGGTCGTCGAGGGCGACGGTCCCGAACTCGCGTTCGCGGGCCACGCCGACCAGATCGGGTTCATCGTCGCCGGAATCGACGACGACGGCTTCATCAGAATCGACCGAATCGGCGGGACGGACCGCACCGTCACGAAGGGCCAACACGTCGTGATTCACGCCGACGACGGCACCGTCAACGGGGTCGTCGGCCAGCGAGCGATTCACCTGCGCGACACCGAGGACGACGAGTTCGACGACATCGTGGAACAACACGTCGATATCGGCGTCGAAAGCGAGGAGGAGGCCGCCGAACTGGTCGACGTGGGCGACCCGATAACGTACACGCCGACCGTCGAGGACCTTCGGGGCACGCGACTGGCCGGGCCTGGCATCGACAACCGCGTCGGCACGTGGGTGGCCGCCGAGGCGCTCCGCCGGGCGGCCGAGCGAGACGCCGACGCGACCGTCTACGCCGTGAGCACGGTCCAAGAGGAACTCGGCTTGCAGGGTGCGAAGATGGTCGGCTTCGACCTCGACCCGGACGCCATCGTCGCCATCGACGTGACGCACGCCATGGACAGCCCGGACGTGGACGGCGAGAAGCGCTTCTCGGACCTCACCATCGACCTCGGCGGCGGTCCCGTCGTCGCCCGCGGCAGCGCGAACCACCCCGAAGTCGTCGCGGCGGTCCGCGAGGCGGCGGACGAGGCAGGGGTACCCGTACAGCTACAAGCGGCGGGCATCTACACCGGCACGGACGCCGACGCCTTCTTCACGGCCCGCGGCGGAACGCCGTCGCTCAACCTCGGACTGCCGAACCGGTACATGCACACGCCCGTCGAGGTCATCGATACGGACGACTTGGACGCCTCCGCCGACTTGCTCGCCGAATTCGCGGTGCGAGCGAGCGACCGCGACGGCTTCGAAGTTGACATCTGA
- a CDS encoding LSM domain-containing protein produces the protein MSGRPLDVLEASLNSAVTVQLKGGEEYTGTLTGYDQHMNLVIEDEDTTIIRGDNVVSITP, from the coding sequence ATGAGCGGACGACCACTCGACGTTCTCGAAGCGTCGTTGAACTCGGCGGTGACAGTGCAGTTGAAAGGTGGCGAAGAGTACACCGGCACGCTGACCGGCTACGACCAGCACATGAATCTCGTCATCGAAGACGAAGACACAACCATTATACGCGGCGATAACGTCGTTTCGATTACTCCATGA
- a CDS encoding 50S ribosomal protein L37e has translation MTGAGTPSQGKKNKTTHVKCRRCGEKSYHVKKGVCSSCGFGKSSKRRDYEWQSRAGDN, from the coding sequence ATGACTGGTGCAGGAACTCCAAGCCAGGGTAAGAAGAACAAAACGACGCACGTGAAATGCCGCCGTTGCGGTGAGAAATCGTATCACGTGAAAAAAGGCGTTTGCTCGTCGTGCGGCTTCGGTAAATCGAGCAAGCGACGCGACTACGAGTGGCAGAGTCGAGCGGGCGACAACTAA
- the purF gene encoding amidophosphoribosyltransferase, protein MSCGRDGDLGGPTEKCGVVGASLAGRDAARPLYYSLYALQHRGQESAGIVTHDGFQQHDHVSMGLVGDAFTEADIDGLKGSAGIGHVRYPTAGSVDKSCAQPFTVSFKSGSLALSHNGNLVNSDEIRDELAGKGHAFTSDGDTEVIAHDLARNLLEEDLVRAVKRTMNRIHGSYSLAIMHDETVLGVRDPEGNRPLVIGEVEDGYVIASESSAIDTIDGELVRDVRPGELVVLRPDGEGYDTYQLVERDRPAHCFFEHVYFARPDSVIDDNLVYEVRRELGRKLWEESGIESDVVMPVPDSGRAFASGYAEAAQEDGSNVEFAEGLMKNRYVGRTFIMPTQDERERAVRLKLNPIKSTVEGRTVTIIDDSIVRGTTSTQLVRLLKDCGAEEVHMRIGAPPIIAPCYMGINMATREELIASDKSVEEIREAISADSLAYLSKEAIADALSVSQSDLCLGCVTGEYPYDIDDEETDRDVTRPVIDGASD, encoded by the coding sequence ATGTCATGTGGCCGGGACGGAGACCTCGGCGGACCGACCGAGAAGTGTGGCGTCGTCGGCGCGTCGCTCGCGGGTCGGGACGCGGCACGCCCCCTCTACTACTCGCTGTACGCCCTCCAGCACCGCGGGCAGGAGTCGGCAGGCATCGTAACACACGACGGCTTCCAACAACACGACCACGTTTCGATGGGCCTCGTCGGAGACGCCTTCACCGAGGCGGACATCGACGGCCTGAAGGGAAGCGCCGGAATCGGCCACGTCCGCTATCCGACCGCCGGAAGCGTGGACAAGAGCTGCGCCCAGCCCTTCACCGTCTCGTTCAAGAGCGGGTCGCTCGCGCTCTCGCACAACGGTAATCTCGTCAACTCCGACGAGATTCGGGACGAACTCGCCGGAAAGGGCCACGCGTTCACGTCCGACGGCGACACCGAGGTCATCGCTCACGACCTCGCGCGCAACCTCCTCGAAGAGGACCTCGTTCGCGCGGTGAAGCGAACCATGAACCGAATTCACGGCTCCTACTCGCTCGCCATCATGCACGACGAGACGGTGCTCGGCGTGCGCGACCCGGAAGGAAACCGCCCGCTCGTTATCGGCGAAGTCGAAGACGGCTACGTCATCGCTTCCGAATCGTCGGCCATCGACACCATCGACGGCGAACTCGTCCGCGACGTTCGACCCGGCGAACTCGTCGTGCTCCGACCGGACGGTGAAGGGTACGACACCTACCAACTCGTCGAACGCGACCGACCCGCCCACTGCTTTTTCGAACACGTCTACTTCGCCCGCCCGGACAGCGTCATCGACGACAACCTCGTCTACGAAGTGAGACGCGAGTTGGGGCGAAAGCTCTGGGAGGAAAGCGGCATCGAGTCCGACGTGGTGATGCCCGTTCCCGACTCGGGTCGGGCGTTCGCGTCCGGCTATGCGGAGGCCGCACAAGAAGACGGGTCGAACGTGGAGTTCGCGGAAGGCCTCATGAAAAACCGCTACGTCGGCCGGACGTTCATCATGCCGACGCAGGACGAACGCGAGCGGGCGGTTCGTCTCAAACTCAACCCCATCAAATCCACCGTCGAGGGTCGAACCGTCACCATCATCGACGACAGCATCGTCCGGGGGACCACCTCGACGCAACTCGTTCGACTCCTCAAGGACTGCGGGGCCGAAGAGGTTCACATGCGGATCGGCGCGCCGCCAATCATCGCCCCCTGCTACATGGGCATCAACATGGCCACCCGCGAGGAACTCATCGCCTCCGACAAATCCGTCGAGGAGATTCGGGAGGCGATTTCCGCCGACAGCCTCGCCTACCTCTCGAAGGAAGCCATCGCCGACGCACTTTCGGTCTCCCAATCCGACCTCTGTCTCGGCTGCGTCACGGGCGAGTATCCCTACGACATCGACGACGAGGAGACTGACCGCGACGTGACGCGCCCGGTCATCGACGGCGCGAGCGACTGA
- a CDS encoding DUF420 domain-containing protein, translating to MESSVRNNVPTLTALLSIVSLALVFGAVLGVVPEHAIPRAPHWFLEAIPHLNAIISVAAIAVIGTAWHAIQHGHVVRHRAGMLTGLGLFVCFLGLYLYRVSLEGPTEFPGPKTVQQYLYLPILAIHMVLAMVCIPLLYYVLLLALSHPVADLPKTNHRRVGRIAASLWLTSFALGVVVYALLYVVY from the coding sequence ATGGAATCCTCCGTCCGAAACAACGTTCCGACGCTGACGGCGCTCCTGAGCATCGTCTCGCTGGCACTCGTCTTCGGTGCCGTGTTGGGCGTCGTCCCCGAACACGCGATTCCGCGCGCACCGCACTGGTTTCTGGAGGCGATTCCGCACCTCAACGCCATCATCAGCGTCGCCGCCATCGCCGTCATCGGCACCGCGTGGCACGCGATTCAACACGGACACGTCGTCCGCCACCGCGCCGGAATGCTGACCGGACTCGGCCTGTTCGTCTGCTTTCTCGGTCTCTACCTCTACCGCGTCTCGTTGGAGGGACCGACCGAGTTCCCCGGCCCGAAGACCGTACAACAGTACCTCTACCTCCCGATTCTGGCGATACATATGGTCCTCGCCATGGTGTGTATCCCCCTGCTCTACTACGTGCTCTTGCTCGCCCTCTCCCATCCGGTAGCGGACCTCCCGAAGACGAACCACCGTCGCGTCGGGCGCATCGCGGCGTCGCTCTGGCTCACGTCCTTCGCGCTCGGGGTGGTCGTCTACGCGCTGTTGTACGTGGTGTACTGA
- a CDS encoding acyl-CoA thioesterase, with amino-acid sequence MDEFGYTTGIEVRYRDLDTMGHVNNAVYATYLEQARIAYFRDVIGIPSDEINGVIAHLELDYHRSITGGDDVTVGVRVTDIGTTSITMQHEIRAGDEVAATGETVQVVFDESGDPTEIPPELRDRIATHEGF; translated from the coding sequence ATGGACGAATTCGGCTACACGACTGGTATCGAGGTGCGCTACCGTGACCTCGATACGATGGGTCACGTCAACAACGCCGTCTACGCGACGTACCTCGAACAGGCGCGCATCGCGTACTTCCGGGACGTTATCGGGATTCCATCCGACGAAATCAACGGCGTCATCGCCCACCTCGAACTCGATTATCACCGGTCGATAACCGGCGGAGACGACGTGACAGTCGGCGTGCGCGTCACCGACATCGGAACGACGAGCATCACGATGCAACACGAAATTCGGGCCGGAGACGAGGTTGCCGCCACCGGCGAAACCGTACAAGTCGTGTTCGACGAGTCGGGCGACCCCACCGAGATTCCGCCCGAATTGCGCGACCGAATCGCCACGCACGAAGGGTTCTGA
- a CDS encoding TOBE domain-containing protein, whose protein sequence is MLSARNRLDGEVVDVKTGDVTAEVVLDVGGEEVAAVITRESAENLEIEEGMELTAVVKATDVMLRSD, encoded by the coding sequence ATGTTAAGCGCACGAAACCGACTCGACGGGGAGGTAGTGGACGTGAAAACCGGCGACGTGACCGCCGAGGTAGTTCTCGACGTGGGTGGCGAGGAAGTTGCGGCCGTCATCACCCGCGAATCGGCCGAGAACCTCGAAATCGAGGAGGGAATGGAACTGACCGCCGTCGTGAAGGCGACCGACGTGATGCTTCGGTCGGATTGA
- a CDS encoding helix-turn-helix domain-containing protein → MAKYSTGNSSGGGSGGSCELCGKASDSLTEASVAGATLHVCPDCASHNDAAQPTKSKSEGNAMSEQDRKRRAAQRTARMDDARKGDASHWEEEGTSYDSDPLPYLVSDYGERVIDARQEEGLQRGELADELEVQENDLLAVEQNRANRAGVGGSVIEALEERLGVTLSESA, encoded by the coding sequence ATGGCAAAATATTCGACCGGGAACTCGTCCGGCGGCGGCAGCGGCGGTTCCTGTGAACTCTGCGGGAAGGCGTCCGATTCGCTGACCGAGGCGAGCGTCGCGGGCGCGACGCTCCACGTCTGTCCGGACTGTGCGAGCCACAACGACGCCGCACAGCCGACGAAATCGAAGAGCGAAGGCAACGCGATGAGCGAACAGGACCGCAAGCGCAGGGCGGCCCAGCGCACGGCCCGAATGGACGACGCCCGGAAGGGCGACGCGAGCCACTGGGAGGAAGAGGGAACGAGTTACGACAGCGACCCGCTGCCGTACCTCGTCTCCGACTACGGCGAGCGCGTCATCGACGCGCGACAGGAGGAAGGTCTCCAGCGCGGCGAACTCGCCGACGAACTCGAGGTTCAGGAGAACGACCTCCTCGCGGTCGAACAGAACCGAGCGAACCGCGCGGGCGTCGGCGGGTCGGTCATCGAAGCGCTGGAGGAGCGTCTCGGCGTTACGCTGTCGGAGTCGGCGTAG
- a CDS encoding alanyl-tRNA editing protein yields MTRAPAEPYRTSFDATVAAIDGRNVSLSETYFYAESGGQPADRGTLGGISVVDVQKRDGDVVHTLETDPEFEEGEEIRGQVDEEFRTYCMRSHTASHVLYGAGRLILDDLGYGGFDIGEEKIRVDFQTSTDIDDDVLVELERLTNRAVWDSLPVSWEAVPKEEALAREDIAFNTKTEEGVLSGSETVRVVDIEGWDVAACGGTHVENTREIGPVTIVDRSNPGEGMTRVEFAVGPPAIRTRADEKRSALAAARIAGTGVEDLPDEIDRLTGEIDALETELADAKSRLVGATIDELAEETVARNGHEWLVGTIDGVGPNELSDRVRELAGETADVVALTGKEGSTFLVVGTDGDVEAGDVVDEVTAEFGGGGGGSPTFAQGGGLSADPDDVVAYLRD; encoded by the coding sequence ATGACCCGCGCGCCAGCAGAGCCATATCGGACGAGTTTCGACGCGACCGTCGCGGCAATCGACGGGAGGAACGTCTCCCTCTCGGAGACGTACTTCTACGCCGAGAGCGGCGGCCAACCGGCGGACAGGGGAACGCTCGGCGGGATTTCCGTCGTCGACGTGCAGAAACGCGACGGCGACGTCGTTCACACGCTCGAAACCGACCCCGAGTTCGAGGAGGGCGAGGAGATTCGCGGACAGGTGGACGAGGAGTTCCGCACCTACTGCATGCGGTCGCACACGGCGAGCCACGTCCTCTACGGGGCGGGACGACTGATTTTGGACGACCTCGGCTACGGCGGGTTCGACATCGGCGAGGAGAAGATTCGCGTCGATTTCCAGACCTCGACGGACATCGACGACGACGTGCTCGTCGAACTCGAACGCCTGACGAATCGGGCGGTGTGGGATTCGTTGCCCGTCTCGTGGGAAGCGGTCCCGAAGGAGGAGGCGCTGGCGCGAGAGGATATCGCATTCAACACGAAGACGGAAGAAGGCGTGCTGAGCGGTTCGGAGACGGTTCGCGTCGTCGATATCGAGGGATGGGACGTGGCGGCCTGTGGCGGCACGCACGTCGAGAACACGCGCGAAATCGGGCCGGTGACCATCGTCGACCGGTCGAACCCCGGCGAGGGAATGACGCGCGTCGAGTTCGCCGTCGGCCCGCCGGCCATCCGAACGCGGGCGGACGAAAAGCGGAGCGCGCTGGCGGCCGCGCGAATCGCTGGAACAGGGGTCGAGGATTTACCGGACGAAATCGACCGGCTCACCGGCGAAATCGACGCGCTGGAAACCGAGTTGGCGGACGCGAAATCACGGCTCGTCGGCGCGACCATCGACGAACTCGCCGAGGAAACCGTCGCCCGAAACGGCCACGAGTGGTTGGTCGGCACCATCGACGGTGTTGGGCCGAACGAACTCAGCGACAGGGTGCGAGAACTGGCGGGCGAAACGGCGGACGTGGTTGCGCTCACCGGAAAAGAGGGGTCGACGTTCCTCGTCGTCGGGACCGACGGCGACGTCGAAGCGGGCGACGTGGTGGACGAGGTGACCGCCGAGTTCGGCGGCGGCGGTGGCGGTAGCCCGACGTTCGCACAGGGCGGCGGCCTCTCGGCGGACCCCGACGACGTGGTGGCGTACTTGCGAGACTGA
- a CDS encoding prolyl oligopeptidase family serine peptidase: MLRTPPPTETRDVVETLHGEEIHDPYRWLEGDDEDVSAWVSAQNEYAKSFLRGETRDDLEPRFRALANSAAYFPVVPTPNGYFQRYTPADEDLPLLTVRDDLDGERRVLADPNEWSDDATLTLDWFVPSPDGSLVAYGVTEGGTEQYDVRVVDAKTGDTVDELRETGRTGERSFAWSDEGFYYGRTGALEDGGQLDKSLAYHRLDGGGEDDADDELPIELDEQTWAGLHTDPDSDYLVVELTRGWERTDVYAARDGEFEPLVAGEDAIFEPHLRGNRAFFLTSLDAPNYRIVAAELADAAGRDAPETFESVVPERDDAILRDFVLAGDHIVAHYERDAVSELVAFDLDGTRAEDASLPELGSIDEGSLHGSMDEDECFFRYQSFDHPPTVYRYVVGEGVTKLDAPEVPVEADLQVERERYESADGTEVPLFVVHAGVEPDGDNPTLLYGYGGFELSQTPAFRRYAVPFLERGGVFVVANVRGGGEFGEEWHHAARKEHKQNTFDDFIAAAEHLVESDYTSPERLAIDGRSNGGLTVGASITQRPDLFAACLCIVPLLDMLRFHRFLLGASWTAEYGSPDDPEAFEYIREYSPYHNVEEREYPAVLFKTAEGDTRVHPAHARKMAARMQAKHTGDAPILLREERDTGHGVGKPTEMIVREKLDEWTFVFEQLGVE, translated from the coding sequence ATGCTACGGACTCCCCCACCCACCGAAACGCGCGATGTCGTCGAAACGCTTCACGGCGAGGAAATCCACGACCCGTACCGCTGGCTGGAAGGCGACGACGAGGACGTTTCGGCGTGGGTGAGTGCGCAGAACGAGTACGCGAAGTCGTTCCTCCGCGGCGAGACGCGCGACGACCTCGAACCCCGGTTTCGGGCGCTGGCGAACTCCGCGGCCTACTTCCCCGTCGTTCCGACGCCGAATGGCTACTTTCAGCGGTACACGCCCGCCGACGAGGACTTGCCGCTGTTGACCGTTCGGGACGACCTCGACGGCGAACGCCGCGTCCTCGCGGACCCGAACGAGTGGAGCGACGACGCCACCCTGACCCTCGACTGGTTCGTCCCCTCGCCCGATGGCTCGCTCGTCGCCTACGGCGTCACGGAGGGCGGCACGGAACAGTACGACGTTCGCGTCGTGGACGCGAAAACGGGCGATACCGTGGACGAACTCCGCGAGACGGGTCGAACCGGGGAGCGGTCGTTCGCGTGGTCCGACGAGGGATTTTACTACGGCCGAACCGGCGCGCTCGAAGACGGCGGACAACTCGACAAATCGCTCGCGTATCACCGACTAGATGGGGGCGGCGAGGACGACGCAGACGACGAACTCCCGATCGAACTCGACGAGCAGACGTGGGCGGGCCTCCACACCGACCCGGATAGCGACTACCTCGTGGTCGAACTCACGCGGGGGTGGGAACGCACCGACGTCTACGCCGCGCGGGATGGCGAGTTCGAGCCGCTCGTGGCGGGCGAGGACGCCATCTTCGAGCCACACCTCCGCGGGAATCGGGCCTTCTTCCTGACGAGCCTCGACGCGCCGAACTACCGAATCGTCGCGGCGGAGTTGGCGGACGCCGCCGGGCGCGACGCACCCGAGACGTTCGAATCCGTCGTCCCGGAGCGCGACGACGCCATCCTCCGGGATTTCGTGCTCGCGGGCGACCACATCGTCGCACACTACGAACGCGATGCGGTTTCGGAACTCGTCGCCTTCGACCTCGACGGGACGCGCGCCGAGGACGCGTCGCTCCCCGAGTTAGGGTCCATCGACGAGGGGAGTCTCCACGGTTCGATGGACGAGGACGAGTGTTTCTTCCGGTACCAGTCGTTCGACCACCCGCCGACCGTCTACCGCTACGTCGTCGGCGAGGGCGTGACGAAACTCGACGCACCCGAGGTTCCGGTCGAGGCCGACCTGCAGGTCGAACGGGAGCGGTACGAGTCGGCGGACGGCACCGAAGTCCCGCTGTTCGTCGTTCACGCGGGCGTCGAACCGGACGGCGACAACCCGACGCTGCTGTACGGCTACGGCGGGTTCGAACTCAGCCAGACGCCCGCGTTCCGACGCTACGCCGTCCCCTTCCTCGAACGAGGCGGCGTCTTCGTCGTCGCCAACGTCCGCGGCGGCGGCGAGTTCGGCGAGGAGTGGCACCACGCGGCCCGGAAGGAGCACAAACAGAACACCTTCGACGACTTCATCGCGGCGGCGGAACACCTCGTCGAGAGCGACTACACGAGTCCCGAGCGCCTCGCCATCGACGGTCGGAGCAACGGCGGGCTGACGGTCGGCGCGAGCATCACCCAGCGCCCGGATCTGTTCGCCGCCTGCCTCTGTATCGTTCCGCTCCTCGACATGCTCCGGTTCCACCGGTTCCTGCTCGGCGCGTCGTGGACGGCGGAGTACGGGTCGCCCGACGACCCGGAGGCGTTCGAGTACATCCGCGAATACTCGCCGTATCACAACGTCGAGGAGCGGGAGTATCCCGCCGTCCTGTTCAAGACGGCCGAGGGGGACACGAGGGTCCATCCGGCCCACGCCCGGAAGATGGCCGCCAGAATGCAGGCGAAACACACCGGAGACGCGCCGATTCTCCTCCGCGAGGAACGGGACACGGGCCACGGCGTCGGCAAGCCGACCGAGATGATCGTCCGCGAGAAGTTGGACGAGTGGACGTTCGTCTTCGAGCAGTTGGGCGTCGAGTAA